A genomic segment from Nicotiana sylvestris chromosome 1, ASM39365v2, whole genome shotgun sequence encodes:
- the LOC104236416 gene encoding uncharacterized protein produces the protein MASLTVLLRRFGKWNIESNYVDYSIEGILIKEYASYNDLGVYVELKKENREPGMYPLCITTIEKELVSGSSLIQGDIVQIDKSVQRYDSDTDDTLALDFVNSGQAIGVFELDKDLIISKTNQREVIARQIYKDKATLNEVMEHCAISQRFQFRVDRSNSVRFKASSINKSELFKVREFIDKHTCPLKDKVYEQRHASSNFIDGLIRPKLTNHKRKYTPKDIIDDVKSNLGVDVSYMLAWRAKEKAMNFLRGEPANSYKTLSGYLYTMDKTYLGSHVRMVKLPKNEFMYVYISLYTFIKGFGHCRPIVVMDGSHLKSYYTGTFVSANTLDGAASTVFNSYGVIDSESDAIWTWFFEQFKIAYGGRENMCIVSDRNESIIKYVSRVYPDVPHFACIWHLWNNIYKKFKKSHAKLSEIYFSMAKAYTQAEFDSLMEKVETVDIRVKEYLELAGYEHWARFYAHVNRGWTMTSNIVESISATLLSARELSIYDFLEEVRKMFGRWNCTNRKEATQTYTTLEKKYQEMLTLNEAMSTLMTLHTVTDRGRNYTVCLLERKCVCGRFQVDELPCPHAWAVLKSKFLMPEDYCSNYYKPNSVVMTYDVLVYSLPDRNEWNIPAHVAEEVVLPPKWKRPPGRPKKKRDKPFSELLQPKN, from the exons ATGGCAAGTTTAACAGTATTGTTGCGACGTTTTGGCAAGTGGAACATTGAGAGCAATTACGTCGATTATTCAATTGAGGGAATACTAATAAAGGAGTATGCGTCATATAATGATTTG GGTGTGTATGTAGAGTtgaaaaaagagaacagagaacccGGGATGTATCCTTTGTGCATAACAACTATTGAAAAAGAACTTGTATCCGGAAGTAGTTTAATTCAAGGCGACATTGTGCAAATAGACAAATCAGTTCAAAGGTATGATTCTGATACAGATGATACACTTGCACTAGATTTTGTCAACTCAGGACAAGCAATTGGGGTGTTCGAACTGGACAAGGATTTGATAATTTCAAAAACTAATCAAAGGGAGGTTATAGCTAGACAAATATATAAGGATAAAGCAACATTGAACGAGGTGATGGAGCATTGTGCTATATCTCAAAGGTTTCAATTCCGAGTTGATAGGTCTAATTCTGTCAG GTTTAAGGCTTCGAGTATTAACAAATCAGAACTATTCAAAGTGAGAGAGTTCATTGATAAGCATACATGTCCGTTGAAGGACAAAGTGTATGAGCAGCGACATGCAAGTAGTAACTTTATAGATGGTCTGATTAGGCCCAAGCTTACTAATCATAAGAGGAAATACACCCCAAAGGATATAATTGATGATGTGAAATCAAATTTAGGTGTAGATGTTAGCTACATGTTGGCGTGGCGGGCTAAAGAAAAGGCGATGAATTTTTTGAGAGGTGAACCAGCTAATTCATACAAAACATTATCAGGATACTTATATACAATGGATAAGACATATCTAGGTTCACACGTTAGAATggtaaaattgcccaaaaatgaGTTCATGTATGTGTATATATCTTTGTATACCTTTATAAAAGGGTTTGGTCATTGTAGACCCATTGTGGTTATGGATGGAAGTCACCTAAAATCTTACTATACCGGGACATTCGTCTCGGCCAACACGTTGGATGGTGCAG CATCAACTGTATTCAACT CATATGGTGTTATTGATTCAGAGAGCGATGCTATTTGGAcgtggttctttgagcaattcaagatagCATATGGTGGCAGGGAAAACATGTGCATCGTTTCAGATAGAAATGAGAGTATCATTAAATATGTATCGAGAGTGTATCCAGATGTACCGCATTTTGCCTGTATATGGCATCTATGGAACAACATATATAAGAAATTCAAAAAGAGCCATGCAAAGTTGAGCGAGATATACTTCTCGATGGCAAAAGCATACACACAAGCTGAATTTGACAGTCTGATGGAGAAGGTGGAGACGGTAGATATTAGGGTGAAAGAATACTTGGAGTTAGCTGGATACGAACATTGGGCTAGGTTTTATGCACATGTTAACAGGGGATGGACCATGACGTCAAATATTGTTGAGTCAATCAGTGCCACACTACTGTCAGCGAGGGAATTGTCAATATACGACTTCCTCGAAGAAGTTAGGAAGATGTTTGGACGTTGGAATTGCACTAACCGCAAAGAAGCTACACAAACTTACACAACGCTTGAAAAAAAATACCAGGAGATGCTAACTTTGAATGAGGCAATGTCTACACTCATGACT TTACATACGGTTACTGATAGAGGGAGGAATTACACCGTCTGCCTGTTAGAGAGAAAATGCGTTTGTGGGAGATTCCAAGTTGATGAGTTACCATGCCCACATGCTTGGGCTGTATTGAAGAGCAAATTTCTAATGCCAGAAGATTATTGCTCTAACTATTACAAACCAAATTCTGTTGTAATGACATACGATGTGCTTGTGTACTCGCTACCGGACAGAAATGAATGGAATATACCAGCACATGTTGCAGAGGAAGTTGTATTACCACCCAAATGGAAAAGACCTCCTGGAAGGCCAAAGAAGAAGCGCGATAAACCTTTCAGTGAATTGCTGCAGCCGAAAAATTAA
- the LOC104236415 gene encoding peptidyl-prolyl cis-trans isomerase has protein sequence MANPKVFFDLTIGGTPAGRVVMELYADTVPKTAENFRALCTGEKGVGRMGKPLHYKGSTFHRVIPGFMCQGGDFTAGNGTGGESIYGAKFADENFKRKHTGPGILSMANAGPGTNGSQFFICTAKTEWLDGKHVVFGQVVEGYDVIKKAEAVGSGSGRCSKPVVIADCGQLC, from the coding sequence ATGGCAAACCCAAAGGTGTTCTTTGACCTTACCATCGGCGGCACACCAGCTGGCCGTGTGGTGATGGAGCTCTATGCCGACACCGTTCCCAAGACGGCGGAGAACTTCCGTGCTCTCTGCACCGGCGAGAAAGGCGTCGGAAGGATGGGCAAGCCTTTGCACTACAAAGGCTCAACCTTCCACCgtgtgatcccagggttcatgtGTCAAGGAGGTGATTTCACCGCCGGAAACGGTACCGGAGGTGAGTCAATCTACGGCGCCAAATTCGCCGACGAGAACTTCAAAAGAAAGCACACCGGTCCTGGAATCCTCTCCATGGCTAATGCTGGACCTGGAACCAACGGTTCTCAATTCTTCATCTGCACCGCTAAGACTGAGTGGCTCGATGGCAAGCATGTTGTGTTCGGTCAAGTTGTTGAAGGCTATGATGTGATTAAGAAGGCTGAGGCTGTTGGATCTGGATCTGGCAGGTGCTCCAAGCCTGTTGTGATTGCTGACTGTGGTCAACTCTGCTAG